In Myxococcus stipitatus, the following are encoded in one genomic region:
- a CDS encoding ankyrin repeat domain-containing protein — protein sequence MKSVLVRVLAAWVLACLVSSGSAAARSEVRSYVETPLMEAARDGDVAKMEELLAGGAPVNQAGGHLSNFHHMTPLMVAAEKGHTAIVRMLLKAKADPDLRVPRHSMSWPPTGWSARCFARSERKSGPEKLLAQSGAGGDEACLEEADFLAAVRMQESKRALLLGRNAKGRLQECVLQKALDLAVYQQESLEMLRAVDATGFNPRWDVSMELPVPPGVDVSMRPGSRITVTAYTPVLRAMRERDEKAVLALVKAGAPPPRLGMLVSRRMNSVVLHLLKKGANPDVREPDGNTPLIEAVLDRNLLLAEALLAAGADVNLPGEKEVTPLLAALRGDEPVEAALVERLLDARADINKADRARTPLMEAASRCLPMTVALLLQRGARWEGAPGGGPGLYEEAMVPQVPCPEKITVQVLRALRDGGVPFHPPDAKGLEWLQARARESQMLGPELYAAGLRRPAPEQPRATPPPGGAR from the coding sequence ATGAAGTCCGTTCTTGTTCGAGTGCTGGCGGCGTGGGTGCTGGCCTGCCTTGTTTCGAGCGGCTCCGCAGCCGCGCGGAGCGAGGTTCGCTCCTACGTGGAAACGCCCCTCATGGAAGCGGCGCGCGACGGAGACGTCGCGAAGATGGAGGAGTTGCTCGCGGGCGGAGCCCCCGTCAACCAGGCGGGGGGCCACCTGAGCAACTTTCACCACATGACGCCGCTGATGGTCGCGGCCGAGAAAGGCCATACGGCCATCGTCCGGATGTTGCTGAAGGCGAAGGCGGACCCGGACCTGCGAGTGCCCCGGCACTCCATGTCATGGCCGCCCACGGGGTGGTCCGCGCGGTGCTTCGCTCGCTCCGAGCGGAAGTCCGGCCCGGAGAAGTTGTTGGCGCAGTCGGGCGCGGGTGGCGACGAGGCGTGTCTGGAGGAGGCGGACTTCCTGGCGGCCGTGCGGATGCAGGAGTCGAAGCGCGCCTTGCTGTTGGGGCGCAATGCGAAGGGCAGGCTTCAGGAGTGTGTCCTCCAGAAGGCACTGGACCTGGCCGTCTACCAGCAGGAGAGCCTCGAGATGCTTCGGGCCGTGGACGCGACGGGGTTCAATCCCAGGTGGGATGTCAGCATGGAGCTCCCGGTGCCCCCCGGGGTGGATGTGTCGATGAGGCCCGGCTCTCGCATCACCGTCACCGCGTACACCCCCGTGCTGCGCGCCATGCGTGAACGTGACGAGAAGGCCGTGCTCGCCCTCGTGAAAGCGGGGGCGCCGCCGCCCAGGCTCGGGATGCTGGTGAGCCGGCGCATGAACTCGGTGGTGTTGCATCTGCTCAAGAAGGGCGCCAACCCCGACGTCCGGGAGCCCGATGGCAACACGCCGCTCATCGAGGCGGTGCTGGACCGGAACCTCCTGCTCGCGGAGGCCCTGCTCGCGGCGGGCGCGGATGTGAATCTCCCTGGGGAGAAGGAGGTGACGCCTCTGCTCGCGGCGCTGCGAGGAGACGAGCCCGTGGAAGCGGCGCTGGTGGAGCGGTTGCTCGACGCCAGGGCGGACATCAACAAGGCGGACCGCGCGCGGACGCCCCTGATGGAAGCGGCGAGCCGATGCCTCCCGATGACAGTTGCCCTGTTGTTGCAACGAGGGGCGCGCTGGGAGGGTGCTCCGGGTGGAGGACCCGGGCTCTACGAGGAGGCCATGGTCCCTCAGGTGCCTTGCCCGGAGAAAATCACCGTGCAGGTCCTCCGCGCCCTGCGAGACGGGGGCGTCCCGTTTCATCCCCCGGATGCGAAGGGCCTGGAGTGGCTGCAGGCGCGGGCGCGGGAGTCCCAGATGCTGGGGCCGGAGCTGTACGCGGCGGGATTGCGCCGTCCCGCGCCCGAGCAACCCAGGGCCACGCCCCCGCCCGGCGGCGCGCGCTAG